A stretch of the Ischnura elegans chromosome 5, ioIscEleg1.1, whole genome shotgun sequence genome encodes the following:
- the LOC124158670 gene encoding uncharacterized protein LOC124158670, with amino-acid sequence MESEEVNSSENLDWKGENSSDEKSSTTAVENPDENPITSTEQMFLLECQVCRVLISNPDLRLRLGSDDLVLCESTRLTVTFMNFPEIELCEDESRDSFDCTKSEPKCGKSCLFALSEKQLQPFVCQPLPPCSFPVQIKLYSLDSIFCGDSNSRTPIGCCAVPMGELFAQMLSQASDIMDAPLTCGTKEDYPIRDFTGTEIGSMFACVRISCFGKMILAPISVGACIQQSDSENDKEMTEGSGMEPCSFGEEMADGVFLPCESGTDFSSTNLTAGNLESEADWMQGSGQIQAIGQLRDDATSAYMEMPAQEEFRYEEIRASVNGHTLYFKVLKKCKPSNALGEAGGQDALAKLAAVEAPVSSDSRRCPAAQRCSKRDQVEPKEEANERRPQQQQQKRSSQRNSAQMVGCGRGPGRSLQAMAEKEGGYRVSFDPEWENELKSEEMSDGLVPYDEPNNGRRSSARRDSKTEEVSAKKSNSKEIFSISVGEQVMTDGKARPKLVLEIRAPKTKEDLDEEEAAIDAAEDRQKRREDRKRARGYVTDETQYVMSDFGPPGGYNESPKKEGKGKGKGKGKKKK; translated from the exons ATGGAATCTGAAGAAGTAAATTCCAGTGAGAATTTGGATTGGAAAGGAGAAAATTCAAGTGATGAAAAG TCGTCGACCACAGCTGTAGAAAACCCTGATGAAAACCCCATCACCTCTACGGAGCAAATGTTTCTCCTCGAATGCCAGGTCTGCAGAGTACTCATATCGAATCCAGATCTTAGATTAAGGCTTGGATCTGACGATTTGGTTCTTTGTGAAAGCACACGCCTGACTGTGACATTCATGAATTTCCCAGAAATAGAG CTTTGCGAAGATGAGAGCAGAGATTCATTTGATTGCACCAAGTCGGAGCCAAAATGTGGAAAATCGTGCCTTTTTGCACTTTCGGAAAAACAGCTCCAGCCTTTCGTGTGCCAGCCCTTGCCTCCCTGTAGCTTCCCCGTCCAAATTAAACTTTATAGTCTGGATTCCATATTTTGTGGCGATTCTAATTCGAGAACGCCTATTGGATGTTGTGCCGTACCGATGGGGGAACTCTTTGCACAGATGCTTAGCCAAGCCAGTGACATAATGGATGCACCCCTAACATGTGGAACAAAAGAGGATTACCCTATCAGAGATTTTACGGGAACGGAG attGGCTCAATGTTTGCTTGCGTGCGAATATcatgttttggaaaaatgatcCTAGCCCCAATTTCTGTGGGAGCGTGTATACAACAGTCAGATAGTGAAAATGATAAGGAAATGACTGAAg GGAGTGGGATGGAACCGTGCAGTTTCGGAGAGGAGATGGCCGATGGGGTTTTTTTGCCCTGCGAGAGCGGCACCGACTTCAGCAGCACCAATCTCACCGCCGGCAATTTGGAGAGCGAAGCTGACTGGATGCAAGGCTCGGGACAGATACAGGCCATCGGAC AGCTTCGCGACGACGCGACAAGCGCCTATATGGAGATGCCCGCGCAAGAGGAGTTCCGGTACGAGGAGATCCGCGCCTCCGTGAACGGCCACACGCTATACTTCAAGGTCCTGAAGAAATGCAAGCCGTCGAATGCTCTCGGGGAAGCCGGAGGCCAGGATGCTCTGGCCAAGCTCGCGGCGGTCGAGGCTCCCGTCTCCAGTGACTCTCGGCGATGTCCGGCGGCGCAGAGGTGCTCCAAAAGGGACCAAGTGGAACCGAAGGAGGAAGCGAATGAACGGAGGCCGCAACAGCAGCAGCAGAAGAGGTCATCCCAGCGCAATTCGGCCCAGATGGTCGGTTGCGGTCGCGGCCCGGGAAGATCTCTGCAGGCTATGGCGGAAAAGGAGGGTGGCTATCGGGTATCGTTCGACCCTGAGTGGGAGAATGAGCTCAAGTCAGAGGAGATGTCCGATGGCTTAGTACCCTACGACGAACCCAACAATGGTCGCCGTTCTTCTGCTCGTCGTGACAGCAAGACAGAAGAGGTTTCGGCAAAGAAATCCAATAGCAAAGAAATATTCAGCATCAGCGTTGGGGAACAGGTCATGACGGATGGAAAAGCAAGGCCAAAACTAGTGCTCGAG ATCCGGGCTCCGAAGACGAAGGAAGATCTGGACGAGGAGGAAGCTGCGATCGATGCTGCAGAAGACAGGCAGAAGAGGAGAGAGGACCGGAAGAGGGCCCGCGGATATGTTACGGATGAAACGCAGTATGTTATGTCCGACTTTGGACCACCAGGAGGTTATAATGAGAGCCCAAAGAAGGAGGGTAAAGGTAAAGGCAaggggaaagggaaaaaaaagaaatga